Part of the Lotus japonicus ecotype B-129 chromosome 6, LjGifu_v1.2 genome, TGGTTAGATTGATTCAACGATGGTGAAATTGCGCAATGTGATGGTGAATGATGAATCGGAGCCTGTGATTGAATGTAGATACAGAAATTAGAGAAGGTCACGATGAAATACAGTAACATTCGCAACGGAGAAGAGAAAGACGATGAAGATTGAACACTCAAACCCTATACCTCAGTTCAGCGTTGAGCACCGATTGCGCTGTTTCACCGTAGCAGCCACCTTAAATAGTTAAATTAAATGTTATTTAGGCTTAATTTCACTTTTAGTCACCTGGTTTTGAGCATAtgtgattttggtccctaataattatttaaacaaattCAGTCCATAAACTTTTTAATTATTGCAGATTCTTATttattagtattattttttttttacatcaaaaagataaattacagtTCTCCAGAgttgatccctggacctccctcTCCCCAACGCATATGTCCACCAACTCTTACAACTTACCACTTTAGCTAAAAGTAAAActctcaaattttattttttaagaaaaatcgTCACCTTTCAAAAAGAGAAAAGTCATTAGAAATCAAATCAATTTAATCATTTGTAATCAAAATATTAACTTTCAATTGGAAATTCAGAAATCCCAATTTCTCACTCTTTAAATCTATTCTTTACCCTAAAAAACCTGAAGTTGCCACTAGTATTTTTTTTCACTTGAAATTGTATCATACGTCAAAATCgtatatttaaaatgaaaatgaagatttaatgtatataaaaatTGAAAGATACAATTTTGCTTAATTTTAAAAGTAGAGACATTATTAACTCAAAAAAATTAGGAGGACACAAATTATCCACAGTATAAACTGTGAGTACCAAAAATGTAATTAAacctattatttaatttatttatttaaaaaatttacatgGAAAAATGTGGTCGTTCACCATGCTTTGATTTCTTACGCATGGGTATTAGAATGATAAAATTTCAATACCACATACTATTTGATCATACAATGTAAAACTTATCATATTGTTAAAATTGAAACAGTCATATGTTTGGtgaagagtggtggtggtggttggtggtggtagaaatggaggtggtggtgacaaTGGTAAGGGTGGTGTTGTGccggtagtggtggtggcggcaatgaAGAGGTGGGTGGTTGCGatgtagtggtggtggtagtcGCGATAaaggtggtggagggtggtcaAGGCGACTATGACGGGGGTGGTGAAGTTTGCGGTGACCGTGGTAGTGACAATAGTGGTAGTGTTgtatggtggtggtgacagCAATGGTAGTGGCGAACAGTGCTGGTGGTGACAACGACCGTGGCGGTGGCGAAAGGTGGTATTTAtggcggtagtggtggcggTTGTAGTGGTGGTCGCTGTAGTGGTGgttggtggtggcaatagagttgTGCAGGTGGTGAAGGGTGCATGGTGATGGTAGTTGTGGTGAttgattaaataatttcaactAACTTTTAAAtcactatctttttttttaacgtatATCACTATCGTATAAGGTCTTATTCATCATGTAATATgttggattaaataatccatcattttaatgtcTTCTATTCTACCGGATTTGGATCCTCTTCTGCCCCCTCGGTTCCGCTGGTAGTGGTGATAGAAGGATACTTGGGAAGGGTTACCTGCTTAGCCAATTTTTTCCCAAATCACATAACAGTCCTTCTATTCTACACTAATATCGTTTGACCCCCCGAACCCCACTCCCCTGTCTTCTACTATCCCTCCCTCTCACCGTTTCAACCTCCCccctctctgtctctctctccACCACCACTCACACCACCGCCGTTCCCAATTCCCCTGACTCCTCCACCTCCCTCTCGCTGTTGCAATGCAGGATTCCCCAAAGCCAAGGCAAGAATTCCGGGTCGGCCAACGAGTGCATGCATCTGGTGATTCACGGAGAATTGGCACAGTGAAGTATGTAGGGCCAGTAGAAGGCTATTCAGACATCTGGGTCGGAGTTGAATGGGACAATGGTGAAGGCAAACATGATGGATCCATCAATGGTGTCAGGTACTTTCATGCTAAGTCTGAAAAATCAGCATCGTTTGTTCGTGCCCAGAATCTTAACCAAGGGATTTCATTGCTCGAAGCTCTTGAAACTAGATATCGAAGTCATTCTACCAAGGATGAAGAAGGTTTGTCTCTGACTTTTTCATTCATTTGTAGTTAAATTGTTCAGTCACAAATTATCATCAAAATCATATAAATAAGTGTGTAAAGTATGCTTTTTGAGAACACTATTTTTACTGTTTAAGGAAATTTGATTGAGAAAACTTGGTATTTCTAAATGGGTTTGTCAAGAATGCATTTTCGATTAGGAAAGTGAGTTAGGAAGATTGATTCACTAGAAGAGTCTAAAACCCAATCTCTGTATGAATTTGCTAAAGAATTGATAAGATTTGATCAAATGCAAAAGGGGCTGTAATTCTCTATCAATTCTGTTACTCAAACTTGTTTGAAAGTGGAAATCTCAATCTAAATGAGGACCCTGAATAGAATAAAGAAGTTTTTAATGGGCAAATGCAAAGTAGAGAGACAATAGTGGTAGAGAAACCTCTAAGAAATGTACAACTTGGGTATTATTCAATGGTTATTTTGAACTGTGTAATCCTACTACCTATTGAAGTTTCTATTTCCTGTCTTAGACATTGATTTAACATGAAGCCTCAGGACCAATTTATATTCACTATTCAGTTTACAATTAAGAAGTTATTTGCTATCCTGTACAAACTTTTTTCATAATGTTCTATAAAATTTTGTTAGGCATGTTACTCTGACAACCTTGAGCATAATCCATGATTTtcctcttttttgttttttcagatGAAATGTATGTCCTTTCAACTAGCAACAAGCGAGTATCTGTTCAATTTTTGGGTCAAAATCAAATTCATGACAAGCTTAGTCGATTTGAGGagttaaccgccatatcattgTCATTTATGGGCATTAGTTCCCCAGGGGATCCATGTCATATTAATACGACAGTGCCAAGTGAGCTTGATTCCAGAACACCCTTATTTCTTTGTttatataaaaagaaatgaaacaTCGATCCAGTAGTATGGTATATTTTTGTTGGGGATGAAGTTTAGTATTATGAATTGGATGCTTTTGCCTGaagtttttatttatattttttgagcTTAGCTGCTTCTACCTGAAGTTATAATTGGAAACTTTGTTCCTTTGATATCTGCTGCCATCTGTATAAGGCAATTTGAACATAGGTAATTACTTCCTTTGGAATCttcttttttttacaaaatctATGTGCTGAAGACACACTTTTTGTTTATTAATAGATATAAAAGCACTTGACCTGTCTGGGAACCTGCTCTCGGAGTGGAAGGTATGTCTTTGTGGACTGTTCTATCTTGGCCACTACTGCATCTTTGAATCTGCTTATTTTTAACGTGCCACACAAATCTTACGCGTAACCTTGATTTATTAAAATTGCAGAGCAGATCTTTATCTTTTGCTAATCTCAAACAGCTTTTTTGGTTGGGATTCCTGTATTATGAATTTctcctttattttttaataattccaTTATCGTTATTAGAACCAGGATTCAGTTATTTATATCACATTATATTGGGAGAtcatttgatttatttatttttttgggtacatttGTGACATTGATTGAGTGTCCTGTGGCCTTCTGTAAACTACCTTAGCCCTCCTCACTTATCTACTCCTAGtgactttttcttctttctttgttaCTATTCTGATAGTGCTACAGAAACCACTCTGCATGGCCAACTATCATGTCAGTGATTAATTGTCAGCATTGCCATTTAGACTCTTCTTGATTAACCTATTTGCAGGATGTTGGGACAATTTGTGAACAGTTACCTGCTCTGGGGACTCTCAACTTATCTTACAACTTAATGACACCATATAAATCTGAGCTTCCATTACTGAAAAGCATCCGTGTTCTGGTTTTAAATAATACTGGTGTAGATTGGGAGCAGGTTCCTTTTTGTCTTTCGTCAACTGTTGTCGCTTGCTTAGATTTCCCCAATGTTTTTAATTAGGAATTGCTAAATATTGCTTTTTTTACTGGACAGGTTGAATTGCTTAGACAACCACTGATGGCAATCGAAGAGCTACATATTATGGGAAACAATATAAGCAGAATACTGGTATGTTGTCTTTGCTTCAACATGGTTGTTAAATATCGTATTAGGGGCTAACTTAGATAGCAGTTTGATTAACATAGTAAACCACCACTACCTTTTAATTTAAGTAACTCAGAACCTGAATTTTCGTTGTTCAATATGGGGCATCCCGCATCCGGTCAATTGACCTCCCCCCCTCTTCCATCCTAAATaaagtataataattaaaaaaaaaaccatcctGGTCCACCATACCACATAATTTCCCCAAATGAAAGTAGTACATGTAAGCCTAAAATAAATAGGGAATAGCATTGTGGATATAATCTTCACTTTTCACCACTTTTCAGCCTTTACGTTTCCCTTTCGACTCAAAGATATGCTGTTTTATAGGTATTAGGTAATGGGAGCTAAagggttaaaaaaaaatgtatgtaaTTAGAGGGAAGCTAACAAAGATGTTTTTTATGTGGTTAacgtttgtttttaattttatggtaGCTGTTGCAGTGATATTTGTGTAATGGTAATGGGATGCTTTGTTGAATGCACTTTTCCTTTTCTGGCCCTGACTTGGATCTGCTACACTTTCTGTtttgacattaaaaatattGGAACTTTATCAATAGTTTAGGTCTGTATGTaggttttctcttttatatttaatttaatgtttctCTCCAACTTCTTATCAGCtctataaaataaattacaaacatatttaagccttctaattttccttttctcttcagCCTATGACATCCTCTATGGTTCAAGGATTTGATTCTTTGCGGCTGTTGAATTTGGAAGACAATTGTATAGCTGAATGGAAAGAAATCATGAAGCTTTCTCAGCTAAGATGGTTGGTAAAGGAAAAACTCTTATCTAGTTCTACAACACAATCTTGACTCCAGTTTAGGCTGATGCCATTTTAACTTTTAGCCTCTTACTTCAATAATCAAATCTGCTTTCATGTTGATCATACCGAAAATTACCACTGATTACTTAATCTAACAACTTAACATTTTAGCTAACCACTTCAGCATGATTGTGAAGGTGTGTGATTAAAGTGAGATGTGGTTAAAATCATAGGCTGTATCACTGGAAGTTGTAGTTGAATTTTAGAACTGGCCTTAATATTCAGTTCTCTTCCCATTTCTGAATTTCCTTCCCTAAAAAAATGCCTCTGCTTTTGGTTAGATTTGGTTTTTAAGTCTGTTGATTTGATAAATTTTCGTTGCTGGTATGTTTTGTTTCAGTTTGGAGCAGCTTTATTTGAACAAGAATTGTTTGAGTTCTCTCTTTTATCCCGATAATTATTCGCTGTATGAATCGGAAGTTAAGTGCTGCAAGCCTTTTCAAAATTTGCGCTGTCTTCTATTGGGTAATATAATAGTAATACTATTCCTCTTGAAATGATCTCCACACTGCAATGAGATGTGGATTGCAGATCTCAGCTGACTTCTTCCTTTCTCCATTCAGGTGACAACAACATTAGTGATCTGGCCTCGGTTGATTCATTAAACTCATTTCCTA contains:
- the LOC130725949 gene encoding tubulin-folding cofactor E, producing MQDSPKPRQEFRVGQRVHASGDSRRIGTVKYVGPVEGYSDIWVGVEWDNGEGKHDGSINGVRYFHAKSEKSASFVRAQNLNQGISLLEALETRYRSHSTKDEEDEMYVLSTSNKRVSVQFLGQNQIHDKLSRFEELTAISLSFMGISSPGDPCHINTTVPNIKALDLSGNLLSEWKDVGTICEQLPALGTLNLSYNLMTPYKSELPLLKSIRVLVLNNTGVDWEQVELLRQPLMAIEELHIMGNNISRILPMTSSMVQGFDSLRLLNLEDNCIAEWKEIMKLSQLRCLEQLYLNKNCLSSLFYPDNYSLYESEVKCCKPFQNLRCLLLGDNNISDLASVDSLNSFPNLVDIRLSGNPITDSTRGGIPRFVLIARLAKIQILNGSEVTPRERKDSEIRYVRLVMSRLHASPGEIKQHPRFSELKSFYGIEDEKPSSTGATGPQTISSGLLSITLKCVGASMGEKPPLTKKLPATTTVGKLKFLCESFFKLKSMKLKLFLQEEGSPLPLLLDNDMSSLIDLGIGNDSNILVDEES